A stretch of DNA from Anopheles ziemanni chromosome 3, idAnoZiCoDA_A2_x.2, whole genome shotgun sequence:
CAAAGTCTGGCTCGTAAGGaaattttagtgcttcatacaaaaacccAATCTCAATTTTTATAGGATTTGTTCATCGTGTCAGGTTtactttcttcccaaaaattcaaatttaaattgttgaacTAGGCGTTCTTGTTATAGTGtatatgttgaaaaaatgaaatcaaaattcaacgaaaataattaTCAAAATGCTGAAAAAAGTTAATTTACTAATTTGTATGTATCTTTACTATTCAGAAAGTTGATACTCCattcaaaagattttttttttatgtggcacgacatcccctagtgggacaaggcctctctccgaagagagtttgtgtgaccgcaAGACGGTATATTACAGATCGgtggtggtcagccgttcgtaataccggattgtgccagactcgagattcgatcccacacctgtggcgtggtgtttcctcgcgctgccgctgcgccatgggcacccaaaaaaaatattactacTTTAAAAGTCAAAAGATTACtactttaaaaatatcaaatcgtCGTTTATCTctttttaggaaatgtatgccaaCCCCAGCTATAATGTGTTGTTAGTCGTAGtctatttacattttacatttacatttacatttatttacaataaATTGTTTGCCTCCGGGGCTATACAATATACAACTTAAAAATAGGTTAACTGGGATAAGGGTTCTGGGAGAGGATGCGGGAACGGAATTGGGAGATGGAAATGTTAAAGTCGAATAGGTCACTTACGGCATTGAAGGCCGACAGCGAGCGAAGCAGCGGATCGTTCTGGCCATATGTAGTCCGACGAGTGGGAAGTAGGAATGGAGGTCTGTCACGAAGGTGACGTGAAGGGATGTAGAATGGTAAGGAAGATAGAAGGAGAGGGGCATCAATGTTATGGAGGAGGAGGTTCGCGATAAACAAGGATTGGGAGGTCACGTGTCGTTGCTGAATGGTTTGAAGCCCAAGCAGATGACAACGCGAGGGGTAGGGGGGGATAGGAGCTGTGGAATCATTTAGGAAACGTCTCACAGCAAGGCGAGTAAACTTACGCTGCACACCTTCCAGCCTGTTCATTGCTGTAACCCCAGCCGGGGACCACACAACACAGGAGTATTCCAGTATTGGGCGGACCCAACAGCAGTACAGCGCCCTCAGACAGAGCGGGTCCCGAATTTCCGCTGACATGCGCGAAATTAAGCCAAGTGCTCTGCTCGCTCTGTCCACAACTGAATTTATGTGGTCAGAGAAGGTAAGTCGGTCGTCCAGCAACACACCAAGATCCTTCACCACAGACACTCTCGTAAGTGAGGTGCCACAGAGAGAGTAGTCGAACCGGATGGGATCACGCATGCGGCCGAACGACACAACATAGCACTTAGGCGGACAGAGCACAAGACCATTCATGGTACACCAAGCTGAAAAATCATCCAGGGATCTTTGGAGGGAGTGGCAGTCAAGGAGGGAGGAGATAGAAAGGAAGATTTTAACATCGTCGGCATATAGCAAGTGCCCATCTTCAGGAAGGACACTCACGCAGTCGTTGATGAAGATGGAAAACAGGAGAGGACTCAGGGCGCTTCCCTGAGGGACCCCAGAGGGACCCACAAAGGGGAGGGAGAGGTGATTCGCCACTTTCACCCTATAGGAGCGACATGAGAGGAAGGAATTAAACCACGAAAGCAACGGATCAGCCACACCGAGTCGCTCGAGTTTCGCCAACAGCAGGCTGTGGGGTAGGCAGTCAAAAGCAGACTTAAAATCTGTGTAGACCACATCTACCTGGCGACCCGAGGTGATGGCCGGGTACAACCTAGCCATGAGCGACATGAGATTAGCCGTGGTGGAGCGGCGAGGCATAAATCCGTGCTGGTTGGGGGATATAAAGGAATGGATAAAAGGGAGCAGGAAGGAGTGGACAACAGACTCGAGGACTTTGGAAACGGAGGATAGAAGAGAAATTCCTCGGTAGTTGGAAGGAGTTGATAGACAACCCTTCTTATGGGTCGGAACTAACCAAGCTGCCTTCCACATCACCGGAAACACCCCTTCTCGCAGAGAACGCGAGAAAAGGCGAGCCAAAATCGGGGCGAAGGCAGTCTTGCAGCTCTTTAACACATTCGAAGGGATGCCATCAGGACCGGGAGCAAAGGAGACCTTCAGCTTGGTTAGGGCAGTCAGTACAGACTCCTCCGAgactaaaatattgtttagaCACGAGCCGGAATACGGGATCCGAGCTAAGCCCAGCGAGAGGGACGCCGTAGAGCAACTGGGGTTGACAAACACTTGCGAGAAGTGTGATGCAAACAGCTCGCATATGCTGGAAGGGGTGGAGGCAGTTACTGAGCCAGAGGATAAGGAAGGGGGAATTTGAGGGTTACCTCGTCGGGAGTTTACGTGGCGCCAGAACGACCGGGGGTTAGTTGTGAAACGAGCCTGCAACCGACAAAGGTGCAGGCCGTAACGGACACGATTGTAAGCCCGGTAAGCAGACGCGGCATACTTAAACACATCCCGACGAAACGGAGTGTGATGTGCATGGTAAATCCGCTGAGCTCGCTTCATGTCGGCCTTCAATACACGAAGATGCCTATCGGACCAGGGAGGACTAGGAAGGGGTTTCTGATGCGGGCAACATTGAGGGAGAAACGACATTATTACAGTGTAAAAGGTAGAAACAGCTTCATCAACGGTATCAGCATCATCCAGGAACGTCCAGTTGGTTTCGAGAAGCAGGCGGTTGAGCTTCCGTTTGTTGAGCTTCCGGAAACAAAGCGATCGTGGTTCAGGAATTCGGTGGTGTACATGCCTAGCAGAGGTAACAGTCGGTAGTAGCAGTGACACGTCGAGAGCCGGGTGATAATGATCCTCAGGAACGAGGGGAAGCGGTGAAGTGGTCACAGGAGAGCAAGCACCAGCGGCATTATCGTTGGCGAAGATAAGGTCCAACTGCCGGCCTTGCGAATTCGTAACTCCCGACAGCTGCAACAGGTCATTGTGCGCCATGCAGTCGGCGAGACAGGAAGTGCCGGTAGTGATGCGGGACGGCGCGTAGGTGGACGGCGAGGAAGGGTGCGGGCACCAACTTAGCGATGGACAGTTGAAATCGCCGAACAACAAAAGCAAATCGCGATCTCCCATCAGCAATTGAATCTCCTCGACGCAAGAACAAAGGTCGTCCCAAACGACATCTGATGCACTGATGCTGGGTGGGATGTAGACCACCCCAACATAAAGTGATGGCCCGCCAAGCTTTATGCGCACCCATAGAAGCTCAAGCGAGGTATACGTATGCTGCACCAACGACGACACGAAGCCGGACGAACAGGCGACcagcacaccaccaccacgggaCCGATGGCTATTGCTGGAGTTACGGTCAACACGATAAACTACGTAGGCATCGTCAAACAGAAGCGACGAAGGAACAGTGTCGTCGAGCCAGGACTCAGTTATCACGCAAACATCGAATGTCGGTGTCGTGGAGCAAAGGTAGAAGTCATTCACCTTAGTTTTCAGACCTCGGACATAGGGCAGGGCAGCGGTAGTAGCCGGGACGTCGATAACAAGATCAGTTTGTGGTGGCGGTGAGTAACGATCGGACGTGTGGCGGCGAGTCAGGTGAATATCGGCAGGCAGTGCAGTAAGGAGGCTTGGTGTGGTGcaaggtgatgatgatgagagcCGTGAATCAAGGCTGCTGTGAGCCACGAAAATGCGTTGCGTCGCGAAATCCCTCCCGGGGGGCATGGTGGAACACAAATTCCCTGAACCCCATGCCAAGAGGCCACGTACTTGGATCCAAAGCCTTGTCGCGAAGAGGGAGCGGCACGCCGACCTTGAAGGAATTAAAGGTCGCGGAGCTCGGTTCGCGATCTTTCGGCAACTGTCTAGTTGTCACGATGTCATTAGTGCCCATCCGTTGTTTGACCATGGAATCCACCTCAGCGTCGGAAACCGACGGGGCGATCCTGGTAATAAAAAGCCAAAACCGCGGAGGTTTTTGAGGCACCGTTTTGAAGAGGGAAGGCAATGTACCGTGGAGGAGCCTCGGGGCGGGCTGGGCAAGCGGTAACGCATTCTCCGTGTGGCTAGTTACGGGAGTAACGCTCAGGATGGTGTTATGATTAGGCATCGTAGTGTCGTTATCGGCGATGGTGAGTACGGGATGCAGGGATTGCGTAGTAGTGATGTCGGCTGGGATGAGCAAAGGACTGATCATGTCGTCTACGAGCGTGTGCGTGAAATCGGGTCCGTTAGGCGTAGGAGCAGAATTAGTGCCAGCGATGGTAGGCATGGTGTGAGTGACATCCGACGCTTGACTGGGAGCAGTGGTACTGATCGTATGCGCGGAAGCCAAAGGCGTAGGTGTGTCGATCAGCGATGTCTCGGTGTTGGTGCTAGAAGCCAGTGAGGTAAGGCGCCGTTCAAGCGCCATGATGTCGTTCCGGACGTCGGCGATCGATGAGGCCAATAAGCCCCGGAGGTCCGCCAACTCGCCGCGAGGACAGACGAAGCATTCCGGACATCTCCAGAACACACCGGAAGCGGGGCGCTTAAGCTCCTTCAGCACCGATGCAGGAACACCCAGACATCCCGCCTTGCAGTGGTAAACGGCTTTGCAGGAGCCAGCACAAATGTATGTATTGGTGCCTGAGGCAGGCGAGGAGCAGGCGCGACACACTCCAACCATAACGAGCACCAAGTAGACAAAAGCtcgaaaatataaacaaacgcgggcaaatcactcccaaacaAACTTGCTGGGCCAAGCACGGGGTACAGAGGCAACTTAGAGCCAAGAACTGCAGGTAGCCGGAGTGTTTTTCACTAAAATATCTTACGATAAACGCGGAGTGTGCAAATGGTGCGTGCGGTGCGAGCGGTAGTAACGttaatgtaaatatttaagTAAGTCCGGTAGTCTAATAAACCTTTCCTTCAGCGAGTTGTGTCTAGTTATGCAATTTAGTATGCAGCAGAATGACCTTCTACCGATTAAACTTATCTATCTCTTTTATCTATAGGCGTATTTTGGATACGGAACTAAATATAATCCCCTGCCCATTACAGCACCTCGTGCAGCTTATCGCCACGAACGAGTCCCTCTTGGTTTTGATCGCTTTGACCATACGGTAGGTACCATTGCCCTTAGAGAACCTATTGAACACATTAGTGacgttttaatgtttgtttctgcCGGTCATTTTAATCCAAATAAAAGTCATGCTAGACTGCGTCTAGACTTTGCTTTGCGTGTGATGTCATTGTTTGTATAGAGTGTGGGTCGACCGAACCTTATCATCCGAATGGCCAATCGGAGGGATTGATCGGTGGGTTTTTGATAACGCTTCCTGCAAAAACTGGGCGACCATTTATCGCACCTATAAAGGTGACCATCGGCTTGGTCCGAAAAATCAGTAGCCGGTAAACGTTTATGTAACACTTTGGTGTCACATTTGGTAGATGCGCAGCAGGATGCGTGTTCTTTTGGTGCTAATTGGAGTGTTTTGTGTGGGATTGGGTAAGTATCTTCCGTGCTCCCAAGTGCTCGGTTGATTAGATGCTGTTATACAATCATTCATTATCTACAGCCTCCGCCAGTCCGCTGGTTCGAGAAGATAATGGAAACCATGAATGGGAAGTGGCCGCCGATGAAAACGGTAACATGCGCCTAGTCTCGTACCGTATGCCTTACCAATTGGACGGTGAAAAACCCCGACGTGAGTTTATTCCCGAGCGTGACACACGCTTCCTACTGTACACCAATTCGAACCCGGAGGTTCCGGAGGTGCTGCGAAATGGTGATGTGGACAGCATCGTGCGATCGTCCTTCAATCGGAACAATCCGACCCGCATGGTCATCCACGGATGGCTCGGTTCGCAAAATTCGGAAATCAACCGGTTGGTGCGTTCGGCCCTGTTCTTCACCGGCTACTACAACGTGATCTTCGTGGACTGGAGTGTCGGCGCGCAGGATGAGTTCTATCCGAATTCCCGTGAGCTGGTGTACGCTGTCGCTGCCGCCGCTTCAAATATGCTGGACTACCTTTCGCGTAACGTCGACCTGAACAAACGTGACGTCGTGGTCGTTGGTCACAGTTTGGGTGCGCACGTAGCCGGAAACGTTGGCAAATGGCAGTCCGGTGAGCTGGAGACCATCATTGGACTCGATCCGGCGCTACCGTTCTTTGCGGGTAACGCTCCCGATCGCATCCGGTCGACGGATGCCGACTACGTGGAGATCATTCACACCAACGGAGGTGTGCTGGGCTTTATGGAGCCGATCGGGGATGCTGATTTCTATCCGAACTTTGGCCGCATTCAGCCAAGCTGTGGCGCGGACGTCGGAGGTAGTTGTGCCCATGCACGCGCCGTTCATTTCTACGTCGAATCGATCCTTTCGAGGAACGGTTTCGTGGGTCAACAGTGTGAATCGTTCCAGAATATCCGTGATGGATTGTGCAACGTCACGGGAGTTACCTCACGCATGGGAGGTGAGCCACCGAATGCCGACGGTGCACCGGAGGGCATTTTCTTCATGGAGACGGCAAACAGTTTCCCGTTTGCTGCAGGTTGTTAGATAAGATTAAATAGATTGTAAGATTCGAAATAAGTAACACGTGCATCAAAGCGTTCGATACAAATGTCGATAAAGCGTTTAATTGTGCGATACAATTCTTAAGTACCCTCTCATTTTCTGTTTGATGACAAACATTACCCTTCAGAAACGGAACCTTAATTGGAAATCTGAAGATAGAACACACCACTTGTCTTTAGCTTGAACCGCTCGTCGGGATCACTTCCCATGACTGCCAGGGCGCCATCACAGGCATCATTGATCAATTTTGTTTCGCAACGTCGACCAACGTACAGTGGTTGTGTACTCTCCAGCGACATTCGGAAGTACTCAACGGACCGCTGATGATCGCAGGTGTGTGTCACACATCCAGCTTGAGAGTATCCTCCGTTGGGAAAGAAATCGGCCTGCCCAAGTACAGCATGATAGCCCAACCAGCCCAGGTT
This window harbors:
- the LOC131285600 gene encoding pancreatic lipase-related protein 2-like, which translates into the protein MRVLLVLIGVFCVGLASASPLVREDNGNHEWEVAADENGNMRLVSYRMPYQLDGEKPRREFIPERDTRFLLYTNSNPEVPEVLRNGDVDSIVRSSFNRNNPTRMVIHGWLGSQNSEINRLVRSALFFTGYYNVIFVDWSVGAQDEFYPNSRELVYAVAAAASNMLDYLSRNVDLNKRDVVVVGHSLGAHVAGNVGKWQSGELETIIGLDPALPFFAGNAPDRIRSTDADYVEIIHTNGGVLGFMEPIGDADFYPNFGRIQPSCGADVGGSCAHARAVHFYVESILSRNGFVGQQCESFQNIRDGLCNVTGVTSRMGGEPPNADGAPEGIFFMETANSFPFAAGC